Proteins from a genomic interval of Gavia stellata isolate bGavSte3 chromosome 13, bGavSte3.hap2, whole genome shotgun sequence:
- the FAH gene encoding fumarylacetoacetase, translating into MSFIQVDKDSDFPLQNLPYGVFSTKEEPRHRLGVAIGDQILDLSVIKHLFNGPALAKHQHVFDQPTLNAFMGLGRAAWTEARTFLQKLLSAGEPALRDNTELRRRAFVAQASATMHLPARIGDYTDFYSSRQHATNVGIMFRGKENALMPNWLHLPVGYHGRASSVVVSGTPIRRPVGQMRPDNDKPPVFGACKRLDIELEMAFFVGPGNKYGEPIPISRAQEHIFGMVLMNDWSARDIQKWEYVPLGPFLSKSFGTTISPWVVTMEALMPFVLPNPVQDPKPLPYLQDKEPYTFDIKLFVAIKGEGMSMPTTICRSNFKHMYWTMKQQLAHHSINGCNLRPGDLLASGTISGPEPESFGSMLELSWNGTKEIPLGSGQSRKFLQDGDEIILTGYCQGNGFRVGFGQCSGKILPALSDP; encoded by the exons ATGTCTTTCATCCAGGTAGACAAGGACTCAGATTTTCCTCTCCAAAATCTCCCCTATGGGGTTTTCTCCACTAAGGAGGAG CCTAGACACAGGCTCGGGGTAGCGATTGGAGACCAGATTTTGGATCTCAGCGTCATTAAACATCTGTTCAATGGACCAGCTCTTGCCAAACATCAGCatgtctttgaccag CCTACCCTGAACGCCTTCATGGGGCTGGGCCGGGCGGCGTGGACGGAGGCGAGGACTTTCCTCCAGAAGCTGCTGTCAGCTGGCGAGCCGGCTCTGAGGGACAACACGGAGCTGCGGAGAAG agcgTTTGTAGCTCAGGCTTCTGCGACGATGCACCTGCCAGCCCGCATCG GAGATTACACCGACTTCTATTCTTCACGCCAACATGCCACAAACGTTGGGATCATGTTCAGGGGGAAGGAGAATGCTTTGATGCCTAACTG GCTGCACTTGCCTGTCGGTTATCACGGCCGGGCATCATCCGTTGTGGTGTCTGGGACGCCCATCCGGAGACCTGTGGGGCAAATGAGACCTGACAATG ATAAACCTCCAGTGTTTGGTGCTTGTAAGCGTCTGGATATCGAGTTAGAGATG GCGTTCTTTGTAGGTCCTGGAAACAAGTATGGGGAGCCGATTCCTATCAGCAGAGCCCAAGAGCACATCTTTGGGATGGTCCTTATGAATGACTGGAGCG CCCGTGACATCCAGAAATGGGAATACGTTCCTCTGGGTCCGTTCCTGAGCAAGAGCTTTGGCACAACCATCTCTCCTTGGGTTGTTACCATGGAAGCTCTCATGCCATTCGTGTTGCCAAACCCTGTCCAG GATCCCAAGCCGCTGCCCTACCTTCAAGATAAAGAGCCCTACACTTTCGACATCAAGCTCTTTGTTGCTATTAAAG gagaaggaaTGAGCATGCCGACTACTATATGCAGATCCAATTTCAAG cacaTGTACTGGACCATGAAACAGCAGCTGGCTCATCACTCAATCAACGGGTGCAACCTCAGACCTGGAGATCTCCTGGCCTCCGGCACCATCAGCGGACCC GAGCCGGAGAGCTTCGGCTCCATGCTGGAGCTGTCCTGGAATGGAACAAAAGAAATCCCTCTTGGCAGTGGACAGTCTCGTAAATTCCTGCAGGATGGAGATGAAATCATTTTGACAG GTTACTGCCAGGGCAACGGCTTCCGTGTGGGATTTGGCCAGTGCTCGGGAAAAATCCTTCCAGCCCTGTCGGATCCATGA
- the CTXND1 gene encoding cortexin domain-containing 1 protein: MEGPTPEPVYVDVDKGLTLACFVFLCLFLIVMIIRCAKVIMDPYSAIPTSTWEEQHLDD, encoded by the coding sequence ATGGAGGGACCAACCCcagagcctgtgtacgttgaTGTGGACAAGGGACTGACCTTAGCATGTTTcgtcttcctctgcctcttcttGATTGTGATGATTATTCGCTGTGCAAAAGTCATCATGGACCCTTACAGTGCCATCCCTACGTCTACATGGGAGGAGCAGCATCTAGATGACTGA